In one window of Pristiophorus japonicus isolate sPriJap1 chromosome 9, sPriJap1.hap1, whole genome shotgun sequence DNA:
- the LOC139273837 gene encoding zinc finger protein 239-like: MENPWKCGDCGKGFNYPSELETHRRSHTGEKPFICPVCGKGFTQSSSLLTHQRVHTGERPFTCPVCAKGFACSSHLLTHQRVHTDERPFTCSDCGKSFKTSRELTQHQSVHTGERPFSCSHCGKNFKTSRVLIQHQRVHTGERPFTCSVCGKGFTQSSSLTEHQRVHTGERPFICSLCGKGFTQSSNLLKHQRVH, translated from the coding sequence atggagaatccgtggaaatgtggagactgtgggaagggattcaattatccatctgagctggaaactcatcgacgcagtcacaccggggagaagccattcatctgccccgtgtgtgggaagggattcactcagtcgtccagcctgctgacacaccagcgagttcacactggggagaggccgttcacctgtcccGTGTGTGCGAAGGGATTCGCTTGTTCAtcccatctgctgacacaccagcgagttcacactgatgagagaccttttacatgctctgactgtgggaaaagCTTTAAAACCTCTCGTGAACTAACTCAACACCagagtgttcacactggggagaggccgttcagttgCTCTCACTGTGGGAAAAACTTTAAAACCTCTCGGGTACTAattcaacaccagcgagttcacacgggggagaggccattcacctgctctgtgtgtggtaagggattcactcagtcatccagcctcacagaacaccagcgagttcacactggggagaggccgttcatctgctctctgtgtgggaagggattcactcagtcgtccaacctgctgaaacaccagcgagttcactaa